A genomic region of Glycine max cultivar Williams 82 chromosome 15, Glycine_max_v4.0, whole genome shotgun sequence contains the following coding sequences:
- the PHR24 gene encoding MYB-CC domain-containing transcription factor PHR24 gives MYSRLIHPHDGIVTQDDLQGAASNLSHAHKGDPCLVLTADPKPRLRWTQDLHERFVDAVTQLGGASKATPKAIMRTMNVKGLTLFHLKSHLQKYRLGKQSGKDVGEGCKDGSYLLESPGADNSSPKLPTSDTNEGYEIKEALRAQMEVQSKLHLQVEAEKHLQIRQDAERRYMAMLERACKMLADQFIGATVIDTDSQKFQGIGSKAPRGTLVDPLGFYSMPSTEVAGVNVPEEEIPLSLPPQRADCSTESCLTSHESSGGLALEGSPGEGKRRMLGMDSMAAPLIWSEAKMRTQAINVAQGNLPQGITRYGM, from the exons ATGTACTCGAGGCTCATACACCCCCACGATGGGATTGTGACGCAGGATGACTTGCAGGGTGCTGCTTCCAATCTCTCTCACGCTCACAAGGGAGATCCTTGTCTCGTTCTGACGGCTGATCCCAAGCCTCGTCTTCGTTGGACTCAGGACTTGCATGAACGGTTCGTTGATGCGGTAACGCAGCTTGGGGGAGCAAGTA AAGCTACACCAAAAGCAATCATGCGGACCATGAATGTCAAGGGTTTGACTCTGTTTCATTTGAAGAGTCATCTTCAG AAATACAGGCTTGGTAAGCAATCTGGGAAGGATGTGGGTGAAGGATGCAAAGATG GTTCATATCTTTTAGAAAGCCCTGGCGCTGATAACTCATCTCCAAAGTTGCCAACTTCAGATACAAATGA GGGTTATGAAATCAAGGAGGCATTGAGAGCACAGATGGAAGTGCAAAGTAAATTACATTTGCAAGTGGAG GCAGAGAAGCACTTGCAGATTCGCCAGGATGCAGAAAGGAGATACATGGCCATGCTCGAAAGAGCTTGCAAGATGCTGGCTGATCAATTTATTGGTGCCACAGTCATAGACACAGACAGCCAAAAGTTTCAAGGAATTGGAAGCAAAGCACCTAGAGGTACCTTGGTTGATCCTCTTGGTTTTTACTCCATGCCATCCACTGAGGTGGCTGGAGTGAATGTCCCAGAAGAAGAAATACCGCTGAGTCTCCCACCCCAAAGGGCTGATTGTTCAACCGAAAGTTGTTTAACCTCACATGAGAGTTCTGGAGGATTGGCTTTAGAAGGATCTCCCGGCGAGGGAAAAAGGAGGATGCTTGGCATGGACTCGATGGCAGCACCTTTGATATGGAGTGAAGCTAAGATGAGAACTCAAGCCATCAATGTAGCCCAAGGTAATCTTCCTCAAGGAATAACTAGGTATGGCATGTAG
- the PHR24 gene encoding MYB-CC domain-containing transcription factor PHR24 isoform X2, with translation MLSAEATPKAIMRTMNVKGLTLFHLKSHLQKYRLGKQSGKDVGEGCKDGSYLLESPGADNSSPKLPTSDTNEGYEIKEALRAQMEVQSKLHLQVEAEKHLQIRQDAERRYMAMLERACKMLADQFIGATVIDTDSQKFQGIGSKAPRGTLVDPLGFYSMPSTEVAGVNVPEEEIPLSLPPQRADCSTESCLTSHESSGGLALEGSPGEGKRRMLGMDSMAAPLIWSEAKMRTQAINVAQGNLPQGITRYGM, from the exons ATGTTATCTGCAGAAGCTACACCAAAAGCAATCATGCGGACCATGAATGTCAAGGGTTTGACTCTGTTTCATTTGAAGAGTCATCTTCAG AAATACAGGCTTGGTAAGCAATCTGGGAAGGATGTGGGTGAAGGATGCAAAGATG GTTCATATCTTTTAGAAAGCCCTGGCGCTGATAACTCATCTCCAAAGTTGCCAACTTCAGATACAAATGA GGGTTATGAAATCAAGGAGGCATTGAGAGCACAGATGGAAGTGCAAAGTAAATTACATTTGCAAGTGGAG GCAGAGAAGCACTTGCAGATTCGCCAGGATGCAGAAAGGAGATACATGGCCATGCTCGAAAGAGCTTGCAAGATGCTGGCTGATCAATTTATTGGTGCCACAGTCATAGACACAGACAGCCAAAAGTTTCAAGGAATTGGAAGCAAAGCACCTAGAGGTACCTTGGTTGATCCTCTTGGTTTTTACTCCATGCCATCCACTGAGGTGGCTGGAGTGAATGTCCCAGAAGAAGAAATACCGCTGAGTCTCCCACCCCAAAGGGCTGATTGTTCAACCGAAAGTTGTTTAACCTCACATGAGAGTTCTGGAGGATTGGCTTTAGAAGGATCTCCCGGCGAGGGAAAAAGGAGGATGCTTGGCATGGACTCGATGGCAGCACCTTTGATATGGAGTGAAGCTAAGATGAGAACTCAAGCCATCAATGTAGCCCAAGGTAATCTTCCTCAAGGAATAACTAGGTATGGCATGTAG